One window of the Saccopteryx bilineata isolate mSacBil1 chromosome 2, mSacBil1_pri_phased_curated, whole genome shotgun sequence genome contains the following:
- the DNAJA1 gene encoding dnaJ homolog subfamily A member 1, translating into MVKETTYYDVLGVKPNATQEELKKAYRKLALKYHPDKNPNEGEKFKQISQAYEVLSDAKKRELYDKGGEQAIKEGGAGGGFGSPMDIFDMFFGGGGRMQRERRGKNVVHQLSVTLEDLYNGATRKLALQKNVICDKCEGRGGKKGAVECCPNCRGTGMQIRIHQIGPGMVQQIQSVCMECQGHGERISPKDRCKSCNGRKIVREKKILEVHIDKGMKDGQKITFHGEGDQEPGLEPGDIIIVLDQKDHAVFTRRGEDLFMCMDIQLVEALCGFQKPISTLDNRTIVITSHPGQIVKHGDIKCVLNEGMPIYRRPYEKGRLIIEFKVNFPENGFLSPDKLSLLEKLLPERKEVEETDEMDQVELVDFDPNQERRRHYNGEAYEDDEHHPRGGVQCQTS; encoded by the exons ATGGTCAAAGAAACCACTTACTATGATGTTTTGGGGGTCAAACCCAATGCCACCCAGGAAGAATTGAAAAAAGCTTACAGGAAGCTCGCCTTGAAGTACCACCCTGATAAGAATCCAAATGAAGGAGAGAAG TTTAAGCAGATTTCTCAAGCTTATGAAGTGCTCTCTGATGCAAAGAAAAGGGAATTATATGACAAAGGAGGAGAACAAGCAATTAAAGAAGGTGGAGCAGGTGGCGGTTTTGGCTCCCCCATGGACATCTTTGATATGTTTttcggaggaggaggaaggatgcagagagaaaggagag GTAAAAATGTTGTGCATCAGCTCTCAGTAACCTTAGAAGATTTATATAATGGTGCAACGAGAAAACTAGCTCTACAAAAGAATGTGATTTGTGACAAATGTGAAG GCCGAGGTGGTAAGAAAGGAGCAGTAGAGTGCTGTCCCAATTGCCGAGGTACTGGGATGCAAATAAGAATTCATCAGATAGGCCCTGGAATGGTTCAGCAaattcagtctgtgtgcatggaGTGCCAAGGCCATGGGGAACGGATCAGTCCTAAAGATAGATGTAAAAGCTGCAATGGAAGGAAGATAGTTCGAGAGAAGAAGATTCTAGAAGTTCATATTGACAAAG GCATGAAAGATGGCCAGAAGATAACATTCCATGGTGAAGGAGACCAAGAACCAGGACTGGAGCCAGGAGATATTATCATTGTTTTAGATCAAAAGGACCATGCTGTTTTCACTCG ACGAGGGGAAGACCTTTTCATGTGTATGGACATACAGCTGGTTGAAGCACTGTGTGGCTTCCAAAAGCCAATATCAACTCTTGACAATCGAACCATAGTCATCACCTCTCATCCAG GTCAAATTGTCAAGCATGGAGATATCAAGTGTGTGCTAAATGAAGGCATGCCAATTTATCGTAGACCATATGAAAAGGGTCGCTTAATCATCGAATTTAAG GTAAACTTTCCTGAGAATGGCTTTCTCTCTCCTGATAAACTTTCTTTGCTGGAAAAACTCCTACCTGAAAGGAAGGAAGTAGAAGAGACTGATGAAATGGACCAGGTAGAACTGGTGGACTTTGATCCAAATCAAGAAAGACGGCGCCATTACAATGGAGAAGCATATGAGGATGATGAGCATCATCCTAGGGGTGGTGTTCAGTGTCAGACATCTTAA